One window of Quercus robur chromosome 12, dhQueRobu3.1, whole genome shotgun sequence genomic DNA carries:
- the LOC126708395 gene encoding uncharacterized protein LOC126708395, protein MDDLTNRWRSLSLTEEEEAKVDLTKEKKKTSVVLATEFFTRRIVNVEAVAKTFRPLWRTRGNFEVSEGKDNILLIDFEMDADAEKVVQGQPWRFDRHLVVVQRYDGSIQVQDLAFKSTTFWIQIHNLPFQLLTVEAVLSIGETIGVVSRPKDLGEMKGGNFMRVRVEVDITKPLCKGRKISWDDSGEGWAAFMYERLPNICYWCGLVLHDDKDCIL, encoded by the coding sequence ATGGATGACTTGACTAATAGGTGGCGGAGCCTCTCACTAACAGAGGAGGAGGAGGCAAAGGTTGATCTTacgaaggaaaaaaagaaaacaagtgtGGTTTTGGCCACAGAGTTCTTTACCCGGAGGATTGTAAACGTTGAGGCGGTGGCAAAGACCTTCCGACCGTTATGGAGAACCAGAGGGAATTTTGAGGTTTCTGAGGGCAAAGATAACATCCTGTTGATTGATTTTGAGATGGATGCAGATGCAGAAAAGGTCGTTCAGGGGCAACCTTGGAGGTTCGATAGGCATTTAGTGGTGGTGCAGAGGTACGATGGGTCGATACAGGTCCAGGATCTAGCCTTTAAGTCGACAACTTTTTGGATTCAGATCCATAATCTTCCCTTTCAGTTATTGACGGTGGAAGCGGTGCTTAGTATTGGGGAGACTATTGGAGTAGTGAGTCGGCCAAAGGACCTAGGAGAGATGAAAGGTGGAAACTTCATGAGAGTGAGAGTAGAGGTGGACATAACCAAACCGCTATGCAAGGGGAGGAAAATATCATGGGATGACTCAGGGGAGGGTTGGGCAGCGTTCATGTATGAACGACTGCCAAATATATGCTACTGGTGCGGACTTGTCTTGCATGATGACAAGGATTGCATCCTGTAG